One genomic segment of Pedobacter endophyticus includes these proteins:
- the gldG gene encoding gliding motility-associated ABC transporter substrate-binding protein GldG yields the protein MRNKKKWISLAVALIAVVGINIISQFFFHRFDFTEDRRFTLSEKTTRLLQTNHQPITITVFLNGELPPAFKRLQAAVSDLLSDYKAYANTEVKISFVDPLAGLTVADQKTVIDNLYERGIEATNLSVKTEAGLTQKLVFPMAMLESNGNEFPVRLFQNLDTRGSYEDNINRSIENLEYVFTSSLKKVLTGRNARIGFTETNGELNDLQLDDAIRTLSASYEVGRVDLGTIDKAGLDKLNVMVIAKPQNPFTETEKYKINYFVMNGGRVLWSIDQVTAELDSLRNGGGELATNKSLNLDDMLFMYGARINYNIIADPANSAEIPVSTGLVGGANQMQLVPWIYYPILLPDTVHSVVKKLDGVKSEFPSTVDTIGARGVTKSYILTTSPFNKVFNTPKMFSLQMVADQLDPRAFQSVPQHVGLMLEGSFPSVFAGRPLPEGISAPFTNAGSSKPAKMIVIGDGDIFKNQVAEKDGLPYPLGFDRYTQQTFGNKALLLNIIDYFTDDDNLIALRNKEVKIRLLDKAKIKLEKNKWQLINIAAPLLLLIFFAIFQHYYRKYKYAK from the coding sequence ATGCGGAATAAGAAAAAATGGATCAGTTTAGCTGTCGCCCTAATCGCCGTAGTGGGGATTAATATCATCAGTCAATTTTTTTTTCATCGGTTCGATTTTACTGAAGATAGGCGCTTCACCCTGAGCGAGAAAACAACACGTTTACTTCAAACCAATCATCAGCCGATTACAATTACTGTTTTCTTAAACGGAGAGTTGCCGCCTGCTTTTAAGCGCCTGCAAGCTGCCGTTAGCGACCTGCTTTCGGATTATAAGGCTTATGCAAACACTGAAGTGAAAATATCTTTCGTCGATCCATTAGCGGGCTTAACCGTTGCTGACCAGAAAACGGTAATTGATAACTTGTACGAAAGAGGCATTGAGGCCACAAACCTCAGTGTAAAAACAGAGGCCGGGTTAACACAAAAACTCGTTTTTCCGATGGCGATGCTCGAAAGTAATGGAAACGAATTTCCTGTCAGGCTTTTTCAAAATTTAGATACCAGGGGCAGTTATGAGGACAACATCAATCGCTCTATCGAGAATTTGGAGTACGTTTTTACCTCGAGCCTAAAAAAAGTATTAACAGGAAGGAACGCCCGGATCGGCTTTACGGAAACCAATGGAGAGCTTAACGATTTACAGCTGGACGATGCCATACGCACGCTTTCGGCAAGTTACGAGGTTGGTCGTGTAGATTTGGGAACGATTGACAAAGCTGGGTTAGATAAACTCAATGTAATGGTTATTGCAAAACCGCAAAATCCTTTTACTGAAACCGAAAAATACAAAATCAACTATTTTGTAATGAACGGTGGCAGGGTACTGTGGAGTATCGATCAGGTTACGGCAGAGCTCGACAGCCTGAGAAATGGGGGAGGCGAGCTGGCCACTAACAAAAGCCTGAATTTGGACGACATGCTTTTTATGTATGGTGCACGCATTAATTATAACATTATAGCAGACCCGGCCAACTCAGCCGAAATTCCCGTATCAACGGGCTTGGTAGGCGGTGCAAATCAAATGCAGCTGGTACCCTGGATTTATTACCCGATTTTGTTGCCCGACACCGTTCATAGCGTTGTAAAGAAGCTTGATGGCGTAAAATCGGAGTTTCCGAGCACAGTTGATACCATTGGGGCCAGGGGAGTGACGAAGTCTTACATTTTGACCACTTCGCCGTTTAATAAGGTTTTTAACACCCCGAAAATGTTCAGCTTGCAAATGGTTGCCGATCAGCTCGATCCCCGGGCGTTTCAAAGCGTGCCTCAACATGTTGGCCTGATGCTTGAGGGAAGTTTTCCGTCGGTATTTGCCGGGCGACCTCTGCCCGAGGGGATTAGTGCACCCTTCACCAACGCCGGCAGCAGCAAACCTGCAAAAATGATCGTGATCGGCGATGGCGATATCTTTAAGAATCAGGTTGCTGAAAAAGATGGCTTACCCTATCCTTTGGGTTTTGATCGCTACACGCAACAAACCTTTGGAAATAAAGCGCTTTTGTTAAATATTATAGATTACTTTACGGATGATGATAATCTGATCGCCCTGCGAAACAAGGAAGTGAAGATTAGACTGTTGGATAAGGCGAAGATAAAGCTGGAAAAAAACAAATGGCAGCTGATAAATATTGCAGCGCCATTGTTATTGTTAATATTCTTCGCAATTTTTCAACATTATTACCGCAAATACAAGTACGCTAAATAA
- the gldF gene encoding gliding motility-associated ABC transporter permease subunit GldF, whose amino-acid sequence MYAVFKRELFSFLSSMVAYITIGIFLLVSGLLLWFFPDTSILDYGYAELAGFFSLVPYLFMFLIPAITMRSFAEERREGTFELLITRPIGLWQIIFAKYFASLTLVLFALLPTLVYYYSISQLGFPQGNIDSGAVIGSYIGLFLLGASFTAIGIFSSSLTQNQVIAFVICAGLCAFAFLGFDYSSQIGGLSSVQASVANLGINQHYTSISRGVLDTRDLIYFITFSFLFLIFTNLVIGGKK is encoded by the coding sequence ATGTACGCAGTTTTCAAACGCGAATTATTTAGTTTCCTAAGTTCGATGGTTGCCTATATTACCATCGGCATTTTCTTATTGGTATCTGGCTTACTGCTTTGGTTTTTCCCCGATACCTCCATTCTGGATTATGGTTACGCCGAGCTTGCGGGTTTCTTCAGTTTGGTTCCTTATCTTTTTATGTTCCTGATTCCCGCAATCACCATGCGCTCCTTTGCTGAAGAAAGACGTGAAGGAACATTCGAGCTTTTGATTACCCGCCCAATTGGTTTGTGGCAAATTATTTTCGCCAAGTACTTTGCAAGTTTAACCCTGGTGCTTTTTGCCTTACTTCCTACACTTGTCTACTATTATTCAATTTCGCAATTGGGTTTTCCTCAAGGAAATATAGATTCCGGAGCGGTAATTGGCTCTTATATCGGGCTTTTTTTATTGGGCGCTTCCTTTACCGCGATTGGTATTTTTTCGTCTTCATTAACTCAAAATCAGGTAATTGCATTTGTTATTTGCGCTGGCTTGTGTGCTTTTGCTTTTTTGGGCTTCGATTATTCAAGCCAAATCGGCGGCTTATCGTCCGTGCAGGCATCAGTGGCCAATTTGGGTATTAATCAACATTACACCTCAATTAGCCGGGGCGTTTTAGATACCAGAGATCTAATTTATTTTATCACTTTTTCTTTTCTCTTTTTAATTTTTACAAATCTGGTAATAGGAGGCAAGAAGTAA
- a CDS encoding outer membrane beta-barrel protein, translated as MKSLKIATLLLLVSFSAFKAKAQSETFKAFKVDVALGYAAPSGSGSKAGILFAVEPKYSMSDQLTLGLRMEWALTAYSIEKDGVSYAGDIKSTGSYLATADYMFNTNKVRPFAGLGVGIYSVAGASFSSDNSSLQTNTVASSTKFGFAPRVGAELGHFRAAIEYNFAGKDDNIKYNYLGFKIGAFFGGGRR; from the coding sequence ATGAAAAGTCTAAAAATCGCTACTCTACTTTTACTCGTTTCGTTTTCTGCTTTTAAGGCAAAAGCACAATCTGAAACATTTAAAGCATTCAAAGTGGACGTAGCGCTAGGTTATGCTGCTCCTTCAGGTTCAGGAAGCAAAGCTGGTATTTTATTTGCAGTAGAGCCAAAATATTCGATGAGCGATCAACTCACACTAGGTTTGAGAATGGAATGGGCTTTAACTGCTTATTCAATCGAAAAAGACGGTGTGTCTTATGCTGGCGATATTAAATCAACAGGTTCATATTTAGCAACCGCCGACTACATGTTCAATACTAATAAAGTAAGACCATTTGCCGGTTTAGGTGTGGGTATTTACAGTGTTGCTGGTGCTAGCTTCAGCAGCGATAACAGCAGCTTGCAAACCAATACTGTTGCATCAAGTACAAAATTTGGCTTTGCTCCAAGAGTGGGTGCAGAATTGGGCCACTTCCGTGCAGCCATCGAGTATAACTTCGCTGGTAAAGATGATAATATCAAGTATAATTACCTGGGATTTAAAATAGGAGCCTTTTTTGGAGGCGGTAGAAGATAG
- a CDS encoding ATP-binding cassette domain-containing protein, with product MSISVKNLSKHYDKQKAVDSISFDARPGRILGFLGPNGAGKSTTMRMLTGYLEPTSGIAKIADKNILTEGIEAKKHIGYLPENTPLYSEMYVKEFLNFVGSTYKLKNLSHRVAAVIEMVGLTPEQHKKIGTLSKGYRQRVGLAQAIIHNPEVLILDEPTSGLDPNQLVDIRALIKALGRNKTVVISTHIMQEVEAICDDIIIINKGKIVANNTLEGIKQAHNENSLEEIFRKLTA from the coding sequence GTGAGTATTTCAGTAAAAAACCTTTCTAAACACTACGATAAGCAAAAGGCTGTTGATTCGATTAGTTTTGATGCCCGGCCGGGTCGTATTTTGGGTTTTCTGGGCCCAAATGGGGCGGGAAAATCGACTACCATGCGCATGCTTACCGGGTACCTTGAGCCAACATCAGGCATTGCCAAAATTGCTGATAAAAATATCTTAACGGAAGGCATTGAGGCGAAAAAACACATTGGTTACCTGCCCGAAAATACGCCCCTGTATTCTGAAATGTATGTTAAAGAGTTCCTCAACTTTGTTGGCAGCACCTATAAATTAAAAAACCTTTCGCACCGCGTTGCAGCGGTAATTGAAATGGTAGGTTTAACGCCCGAGCAACATAAAAAGATTGGTACACTTTCAAAGGGCTATCGGCAACGTGTAGGGTTGGCACAGGCCATTATTCACAACCCCGAAGTACTGATTCTTGATGAGCCCACCTCGGGCCTCGACCCAAACCAACTGGTGGATATCAGGGCGTTGATTAAAGCGCTGGGTAGAAACAAAACCGTTGTAATTTCAACGCACATCATGCAAGAGGTTGAAGCCATTTGTGATGATATTATCATAATCAATAAAGGCAAAATTGTGGCAAACAATACGCTTGAGGGCATAAAACAGGCCCACAACGAAAACTCATTGGAAGAAATTTTTAGAAAACTTACGGCGTAA
- a CDS encoding porin family protein, translating into MKKLLFTLFTASVITLSANAQISKGDVMIGANISDINFALDKPNAFSFALNPKAAWFIQDGLALGGDVSFGVETAGKGLGTTINYGIGALGRYYGAKGANELANHTRFFGEATVGVSGRNLSGGGSTNGLGFSFGPGFTYFITRNVGLETLLKYEGVVGFGSSAYAHNLNLGVGFQIYLPGRATAKKVEKDFN; encoded by the coding sequence ATGAAAAAACTATTGTTTACACTTTTTACGGCTTCAGTAATTACCCTTTCAGCAAATGCCCAAATATCTAAGGGCGATGTGATGATAGGAGCGAACATCTCAGACATTAATTTTGCCTTAGATAAGCCGAACGCCTTCAGTTTTGCCCTTAACCCAAAAGCGGCCTGGTTTATTCAGGATGGTTTGGCACTGGGTGGTGATGTTTCTTTCGGCGTAGAAACAGCAGGTAAGGGCCTTGGTACAACCATTAATTATGGTATTGGTGCCCTTGGTCGTTACTATGGCGCTAAAGGAGCAAATGAATTGGCCAACCATACTCGTTTTTTCGGAGAAGCAACAGTAGGGGTTTCGGGCAGAAACTTATCTGGTGGCGGATCTACTAACGGATTGGGCTTTAGCTTTGGCCCAGGCTTTACTTACTTTATCACCAGAAATGTTGGTTTAGAAACCTTGTTAAAGTACGAAGGTGTAGTGGGATTTGGTAGCAGTGCATATGCACATAACCTAAACCTAGGTGTAGGTTTCCAGATCTATCTTCCAGGCAGGGCAACCGCCAAAAAAGTTGAAAAGGATTTTAACTAA
- a CDS encoding glycerophosphodiester phosphodiesterase family protein — protein sequence MKFHYLLSLASITILVSCKLENKMHHYIRFNKVDELHQFLKWTPENRFPLISAHRGGPMPGFPENCIETFENATTYNPMVIEFDIAYSKDSVMVIMHDDKLDRTSTGKGAVSDYTYNELNAFNLKDNEGKETGFKIPTLDSVLSWSKGKVLLTIDLKKGVSYAKVIEKVRQYKVESNSIIITYTANQAQEVHQLAPDLMISASVQKKAELKRLNDLGIPNNRIVAFVGVAAPDKELYKFLHDKGITTILGTMGNIDKSAMASPARNLYYHLVNNGADILSGDNIEQAAEQLNKFRYNKKLSSPYIN from the coding sequence ATGAAATTCCATTATTTGCTTTCTCTTGCCTCAATAACAATTCTTGTTTCGTGCAAGCTGGAAAATAAAATGCATCATTACATTAGGTTTAATAAGGTTGATGAGTTACATCAGTTCCTGAAATGGACGCCCGAGAATCGTTTCCCTTTAATTAGTGCACATAGGGGCGGACCAATGCCCGGCTTTCCCGAAAACTGCATAGAAACATTCGAAAATGCAACCACGTATAATCCAATGGTTATCGAATTTGATATCGCTTACAGCAAAGATTCGGTAATGGTAATTATGCACGATGATAAACTGGATAGAACATCAACAGGTAAGGGTGCAGTGAGCGATTATACCTATAATGAGTTAAATGCTTTTAATTTGAAGGACAATGAAGGCAAGGAGACCGGTTTTAAAATCCCGACGTTAGATAGCGTTTTAAGCTGGAGCAAAGGAAAGGTGCTTTTGACCATCGATTTAAAAAAAGGAGTTTCTTATGCTAAAGTAATAGAAAAGGTGCGCCAGTATAAGGTCGAAAGTAATTCCATCATCATCACTTATACCGCAAATCAGGCACAAGAGGTTCATCAGTTAGCGCCCGATTTAATGATCTCGGCCTCAGTTCAAAAAAAGGCTGAATTAAAAAGATTAAATGATCTGGGAATTCCAAACAATAGAATTGTAGCTTTTGTCGGGGTAGCTGCTCCGGACAAGGAATTGTATAAATTTCTTCACGATAAAGGGATAACGACTATTTTGGGCACAATGGGTAACATCGACAAGAGCGCCATGGCCAGTCCAGCCAGAAATTTGTATTATCATTTAGTAAATAATGGTGCCGACATCTTATCGGGTGATAATATCGAACAAGCAGCCGAACAACTCAATAAATTCAGGTATAACAAAAAGCTGAGTTCACCATACATCAATTAA
- a CDS encoding response regulator, with protein sequence MKNTIVVVDDHILIANALQTIISNFANFEVIYVCENGKELIEKLQSPHQIPNIVLLDISMPVMNGFETVCWLKEHHPEIKVMALSMQGEEKSVIKMVSNGAMGYLLKNAHPVELESALTKLTINGFFYPDWASKILFSSLNKSKEPEIKISEREREFLKYTVTELNYKEIADKMFCSPRTVESYRDNLCEKLELKTRVGLAVFAIKNGFA encoded by the coding sequence ATGAAAAATACTATTGTTGTTGTTGATGATCATATTTTGATAGCGAATGCACTTCAAACCATAATTAGTAATTTTGCAAACTTTGAGGTAATTTATGTGTGTGAAAATGGTAAGGAGCTTATCGAAAAACTTCAGTCGCCCCATCAAATTCCCAATATAGTTCTGTTGGATATTAGTATGCCCGTTATGAATGGTTTCGAAACCGTATGTTGGTTAAAAGAACATCACCCAGAAATTAAGGTAATGGCACTAAGCATGCAAGGCGAGGAAAAAAGCGTAATCAAAATGGTAAGCAATGGGGCCATGGGGTATTTATTAAAGAACGCTCACCCAGTAGAATTGGAAAGCGCATTAACCAAACTAACGATCAATGGTTTCTTTTACCCAGATTGGGCATCTAAAATTCTGTTTTCGAGCCTCAATAAATCCAAAGAACCCGAGATTAAAATTTCGGAAAGAGAAAGGGAATTTCTTAAATACACGGTTACAGAGTTAAATTACAAGGAAATAGCCGATAAGATGTTTTGCAGCCCCCGAACAGTAGAAAGCTATCGAGATAACCTTTGCGAAAAACTCGAGCTAAAAACCAGGGTTGGATTGGCTGTTTTTGCCATTAAGAACGGATTTGCCTAG
- a CDS encoding sensor histidine kinase: MGKTELLITIILFNLFFVLFVAAIMVYIKKYRLRKREYQNEIKVTNEIHQKELLTTQLEIQQITMQQLGRDLHDNIGQKLTLASLYAQQLVYEQKVPQVSDRIEQICQIINSSLEDLRSLSKNLTNDNISENEIVTLIQEEVNNVNALKKCAVTFNYDKESFDLEFVKKNVLLRITQEFLQNSLKHADCRNINIKLTSSPEVYLTLTLEDDGLGFEYANIKSDGIGLANMKKRTEIIGGQFMLESRPNFGTKLTIILDNQI; the protein is encoded by the coding sequence ATGGGGAAGACCGAGCTCTTAATCACGATTATTCTTTTCAACTTGTTTTTTGTGCTGTTTGTTGCCGCAATAATGGTCTACATAAAAAAATACAGGCTACGGAAAAGGGAATACCAAAACGAGATTAAGGTTACCAACGAAATTCATCAGAAAGAGCTGTTAACCACTCAGCTCGAAATACAGCAAATAACCATGCAACAATTGGGGCGGGATTTGCACGATAATATTGGACAAAAGCTTACACTGGCAAGCCTTTACGCCCAACAATTGGTTTATGAGCAAAAAGTTCCGCAGGTGAGCGATAGGATAGAACAAATCTGTCAAATCATCAATTCATCATTAGAAGACTTGAGGAGTTTATCAAAAAACCTCACCAACGATAACATAAGTGAAAATGAAATTGTAACTTTAATACAAGAAGAAGTAAACAATGTTAATGCGCTGAAAAAATGTGCCGTCACTTTTAATTACGATAAAGAAAGTTTTGATCTGGAGTTTGTTAAGAAAAACGTATTGTTAAGGATAACACAAGAGTTTCTCCAAAACAGCTTAAAACATGCCGATTGCCGTAACATTAATATTAAGCTTACTTCATCGCCCGAGGTTTACTTAACCTTAACACTTGAGGATGATGGGTTGGGATTCGAATATGCAAACATCAAATCTGACGGTATTGGGCTGGCGAACATGAAAAAAAGAACCGAGATAATCGGCGGGCAATTTATGCTGGAGAGCAGGCCAAATTTTGGAACAAAACTGACCATTATTTTAGATAACCAAATATGA
- a CDS encoding S8 family peptidase — translation MSKTLEKQEKPEYTGRYLVLLPEGSNTSDAISQISSISGLSLKSSLEFENEFFTDQDLSKTDGIVLDKLGIAIVNEKPKMENAIAGFGENEMIVEKERVVYAIGMVDESTQNYVEGYRDAINHMTSALVGPELEEFDYEDQQAEVESVGATWGLKATNVVPTSILRYNPYNGTGIKVAILDTGLDCNHPDFADRDITHKSFISGESTQDGHGHGTHCTGTACGPLSSPAAAERYGIAYAAKIFIGKVLNNGGSGGDGGILAGINWAIANRCEVVSMSLRGLHNGTGYSAVFETAAARALAQGTLIIAAAGNDSSRPGTVRQVMHPANCPSIMAVGAIDVNMRIASFSNGGLYPTYGAVDIAAPGVNVYSSTKLPTKYASWNGTSMATPHVAGIAALWAQASGLRGINLWKKLTSTAKALSLPARDVGAGLVQAPAKNRFGPFEGFPILRNPKFPIDPITPIEK, via the coding sequence ATGTCAAAAACCTTAGAAAAACAAGAAAAACCAGAGTACACAGGAAGATATCTTGTACTCTTGCCTGAAGGCTCAAACACTTCAGATGCCATTAGCCAAATTAGTTCGATAAGCGGGCTAAGCTTAAAAAGCTCATTGGAATTCGAAAACGAATTCTTTACCGACCAAGACCTTTCAAAGACGGATGGAATAGTACTCGACAAATTGGGAATTGCCATTGTGAACGAAAAACCAAAAATGGAAAATGCAATTGCTGGCTTTGGAGAGAACGAAATGATTGTAGAAAAAGAAAGGGTGGTGTATGCCATCGGGATGGTGGATGAAAGTACCCAGAATTATGTAGAGGGCTACAGAGATGCGATTAACCACATGACGAGTGCCTTGGTAGGCCCGGAGCTAGAAGAATTTGATTATGAAGATCAACAGGCAGAGGTTGAATCTGTTGGGGCAACCTGGGGATTAAAAGCGACTAATGTGGTGCCTACCAGCATTTTAAGATACAATCCTTATAACGGAACGGGAATTAAGGTTGCTATTTTAGATACTGGCTTGGACTGTAACCATCCAGATTTTGCCGATCGCGATATTACACATAAAAGTTTTATTTCGGGAGAAAGTACCCAAGATGGGCATGGCCACGGCACCCATTGTACCGGCACAGCGTGTGGCCCCCTAAGTTCGCCAGCTGCTGCCGAAAGGTATGGCATCGCCTACGCCGCAAAAATCTTTATTGGCAAGGTGCTAAACAATGGTGGCTCGGGTGGCGATGGTGGCATTTTGGCCGGCATTAACTGGGCAATTGCAAACCGTTGCGAGGTGGTGAGCATGTCGTTAAGGGGCTTGCATAATGGTACCGGCTATTCAGCTGTTTTCGAAACTGCAGCAGCAAGAGCCTTGGCACAGGGAACCTTAATTATTGCGGCGGCAGGCAACGATTCTTCCCGACCTGGAACTGTACGACAAGTAATGCACCCGGCAAATTGCCCATCTATAATGGCCGTGGGCGCCATAGATGTAAACATGCGTATAGCCAGTTTCTCTAATGGAGGCCTTTACCCCACTTATGGTGCCGTAGATATTGCTGCGCCTGGCGTAAATGTTTATTCCTCTACTAAACTGCCAACCAAATATGCCAGCTGGAACGGAACAAGTATGGCAACGCCACATGTTGCGGGCATTGCGGCCCTGTGGGCGCAGGCATCGGGACTTAGGGGCATTAATTTGTGGAAGAAATTAACTTCGACAGCTAAGGCCCTATCCTTACCAGCAAGAGATGTGGGCGCCGGATTGGTACAAGCGCCTGCAAAAAACAGGTTTGGGCCATTTGAAGGATTTCCGATCTTGAGAAATCCAAAATTCCCGATTGACCCTATTACTCCCATTGAAAAATAA
- a CDS encoding glycine--tRNA ligase, translating into MAQKNNDEQFKNVISHAKEYGFVFQSSEIYDGLSAVYDYGQLGAELKNNIKTYWWKAMVQMHENIVGIDAAIFMHPKVWKASGHVDGFNDPMIDNKDSNKRYRADQLLENKIDELYSELANFSDENKSKFQEFQQEILGLSDEGQASWVPSFKDETSILDQAKYPFIDEASWRFVKKGLALEVEMNLALKSENLAQLKDLIVDYKVICPISKTSNWTDVRQFNLMFSTQFGAMAEGSDEVYLRPETAQGIFVNFLNVQKSGRMKIPFGIAQIGKAFRNEVIARQFIMRMREFEQMEMQFFVRPGEDKKWFEYWKEARLKWHQALGTNPEKYRYHDHVKLAHYANAATDIEFEFPFGFKEVEGIHSRTDFDLKQHQEYSGKKMQYFDNDLNEEGKPYGNYVPYVIETSIGLDRMFLLTLINALEEQDLSTDEKQDSRTLLRLHPALAPYKVAVFPLTKKDGLPEKAREIMDTLKFDFNCIYEEKDAIGKRYRRQDAVGTPFCITVDHQSLEDNTVTIRHRDSMEQERVAMADLSTIVGKAVSWKTLLA; encoded by the coding sequence ATGGCTCAAAAAAATAACGACGAACAATTTAAAAATGTAATATCACACGCTAAGGAATACGGTTTTGTATTTCAAAGCAGCGAAATATATGACGGCCTGAGTGCCGTTTACGATTACGGCCAATTGGGTGCCGAGTTAAAGAATAACATTAAAACCTATTGGTGGAAAGCCATGGTACAAATGCACGAAAATATTGTTGGCATCGATGCCGCAATTTTTATGCACCCAAAGGTTTGGAAAGCAAGTGGCCATGTTGATGGCTTTAACGATCCCATGATCGATAATAAGGACTCGAACAAGCGTTATCGTGCCGATCAGTTATTGGAAAATAAAATTGATGAATTGTATTCTGAGCTTGCAAATTTCAGTGATGAAAATAAAAGTAAATTTCAAGAGTTTCAGCAAGAAATTTTAGGCTTGAGTGATGAGGGGCAGGCAAGCTGGGTGCCAAGCTTTAAGGATGAAACCTCGATTTTAGATCAGGCCAAATATCCTTTTATCGACGAAGCCAGCTGGCGATTTGTAAAAAAGGGCCTTGCACTGGAAGTTGAAATGAACCTGGCACTTAAATCGGAGAATTTGGCTCAGCTGAAAGATTTAATTGTTGATTACAAAGTGATTTGCCCGATCTCCAAAACTTCCAATTGGACAGATGTACGCCAGTTTAACCTGATGTTTAGCACGCAATTTGGTGCCATGGCCGAAGGTAGCGACGAGGTGTATCTACGCCCGGAAACAGCACAAGGTATTTTCGTAAACTTTTTAAACGTACAAAAGTCGGGCAGGATGAAAATTCCTTTCGGTATTGCACAAATAGGAAAAGCATTTAGAAACGAAGTAATTGCTCGTCAGTTCATTATGCGGATGCGCGAATTTGAACAAATGGAAATGCAATTCTTTGTGCGCCCCGGTGAAGACAAAAAATGGTTTGAGTACTGGAAAGAGGCTCGCCTGAAATGGCACCAGGCGCTTGGAACAAATCCCGAAAAATACCGTTACCACGACCACGTTAAATTAGCACATTATGCTAACGCAGCAACCGATATTGAGTTTGAGTTTCCATTCGGGTTTAAGGAAGTTGAAGGTATTCATAGCCGCACCGACTTCGATTTGAAGCAGCATCAAGAATATTCTGGCAAGAAAATGCAATATTTTGATAACGACTTGAACGAAGAAGGCAAACCTTATGGAAATTATGTTCCATATGTTATTGAAACGTCAATCGGATTGGATCGGATGTTTTTACTTACCTTAATTAATGCGTTGGAAGAGCAAGACCTGAGCACCGACGAGAAACAAGACAGCCGCACGCTATTGCGCCTGCACCCTGCTTTGGCTCCATATAAAGTTGCGGTTTTTCCGTTGACCAAAAAAGATGGTTTGCCAGAGAAAGCCCGCGAGATTATGGATACGCTGAAATTCGATTTCAACTGTATTTATGAGGAGAAAGACGCCATTGGTAAGCGCTATCGCCGTCAGGATGCGGTTGGAACACCTTTCTGCATTACGGTAGATCACCAAAGTTTAGAAGATAATACCGTTACCATCCGCCACCGCGATAGCATGGAACAGGAACGTGTTGCAATGGCCGATTTAAGCACTATCGTAGGCAAAGCGGTAAGCTGGAAAACACTTTTGGCATAG
- a CDS encoding 2'-5' RNA ligase family protein: MSLADHYNHLYTASVTKIAAGDYEIDSMIDDKTDNRFGITLVIRPDQATKNKIQNFLAAVKQIEPDQYYYQNSDLHITVMSIISCYDGFSLRDIDVEAYITLIRKILSPHKKFSIHFKGLTASPSCILTQGFAGEFLNSIRNDIRSGFKDSKLQQSLDKRYTIQTAHSTIMRFKAPLKNPDRLLQLIAQYRDFDFGTFKVNAIQLVYNDWYQRDQFVKKLFEFELS, translated from the coding sequence ATGAGCTTAGCCGATCATTACAATCATTTGTACACTGCCTCCGTCACGAAAATTGCCGCGGGGGATTACGAAATTGATTCGATGATCGATGACAAAACGGACAATCGTTTCGGCATTACGCTCGTTATCAGACCGGACCAGGCGACAAAAAACAAGATTCAAAACTTCCTCGCAGCGGTGAAGCAAATCGAGCCAGATCAGTATTACTATCAAAATTCGGATCTGCACATCACCGTAATGTCGATCATTTCTTGTTATGATGGCTTCTCGCTTCGCGATATCGATGTAGAAGCGTACATTACGCTGATCAGGAAGATTTTATCGCCGCACAAAAAATTCAGCATCCATTTTAAAGGGCTTACTGCTTCTCCATCGTGCATTTTAACGCAGGGTTTTGCAGGCGAGTTTTTAAATTCTATCAGAAATGACATCCGAAGCGGCTTTAAGGATTCGAAGTTACAGCAGAGTTTAGATAAACGCTACACCATCCAAACGGCGCACTCCACCATAATGCGGTTCAAAGCGCCTTTAAAAAACCCCGATAGGCTTCTACAGCTTATTGCGCAATACCGCGATTTCGATTTCGGCACTTTCAAGGTTAATGCCATCCAATTGGTTTATAACGATTGGTATCAGAGAGACCAATTTGTAAAAAAACTTTTTGAGTTTGAGCTGAGTTAA